The sequence below is a genomic window from Streptomyces sp. NBC_00289.
CACTCTCCGGTCTCTACGCCGCCCGGGAACTGCGAGCCCAGGGCTTCGACGGACGACTGGTGATCGTCGGCGACGAAGCGCACCGCCCCTATGACCGCCCTCCCCTCTCCAAGGACTTCCTCACCGGCCGCGCGGACGAGGACCACCTCGCCCTGGCCGACGCCGACGAGATCGCCGAACTCGACGCCGAGTGGCGCCTCGGCGTGCGGGCGCGCGGCCTCGACTCCCGGGGCCGCACCGTGCTGCTGGACAACGGCCGCACCGTCTCGACCGACGGAGTCGTCATCGCCACCGGTGCCTCGGCCCGCCGCCTCCCGGGTGCCGGACTCTCCGGAGTGCACACCCTGCGCACCCTCGACGACGCCCGAACCCTGCGCGACGAACTGGGCCGGGGACCACGTCAGGTCGTCGTCATCGGCGGCGGTTTCATCGGCGCCGAAACCGCCTCGTCCTGCGCCGCCCTCGGGCACACCGTCACCGTTGTCGAGGCGGCCGCGCTGCCTCTGGCGCCTCAACTCGGCGCCGAGATGGCCACCGTGTGCGCCGCCCTGCACCGCCGCGGCGGAGCGGAGCTGGTCACGGGTACCGGAGTGGCGGGGTTGCGCGGCACGGACGCCGTCACAGGGGTGGGACTCGCCGACGGCCGCCTGCTGCCCGCCGACATCGTGATCGTCGGTATCGGCGCCACCCCCAACACCGCCTGGCTGGCCGGTTCGACACTCGCCCTGCAGGACGGCGTCCTGTGCGACGACGGCTGCATGACGGCCCTGCCGCAGGTGGTCGCGGTCGGCGACGTCGCCCGAGTGGGCGGCCACCGGGCCGAGCACTGGACCTCCGCGACGGAACAACCCCGGGTCGCCGTGACCAACCTGCTCGCGGGCCGCCCCCTGGAGACCGCGCGGTCGCTGCCGTACTTCTGGTCGGACCAGTACGGGGCGCGCATCCAGTTCGCCGGCCGGCGCCGGCCCGGGGACACCGTGCGCATCGCCGAGGGCGAGCTGTCCGAGGGGGCGCCCGCCGAAGACGGCTTCCTCGCTGTCTACGAGCGGGACGGACGGACGACCGCCGTACTCGCCGTGAACCGCCCCCGCCCGTTCATGCGCACCCGGCGCGAACTCGCGCGGCAGGAGAGCCGGGTGCAGCCTGCCGCACTCTGAAACGGCGGCCGAGGGCCGGCTCCACGCGGGACCGGACCTCGGCCGAGAGCCGTTGCCGTGGCATCGGGCTTCCGGAGGTCGCCGGCCCTCAGGAGTGCGACAGCTGCCCCGCGCCGCCCTGCCGCCGTATCCGCTCCTGGGCCCGCTCCGTCGTACGCGTCTGCCGCCTGACCTTGCGCCGCTCGCGGCGCAGGGCCCGCGCGGTGCTGCTCGGCGCCGACACCACGCCGTTGCGCTGGTTCCAGACCTGACGTGTGACCCAGACGTCGAGAGCTGCCCAGGTGGCCACCACGGTGCTGGCCACACCGCTGAGCACCATCGGGAACGCCAGCCACGAGCCGGCCATGGTGCACAGGAAGGCCACCATCGCCTGAATCAGCGTCACGGCGATGACGAGTACCGCCCGCACCGCCGCCGTGCGCACCGGGTCCGGCATCCGACGCCGCCGCGCCGGCTCGTCGACCCACAACGGCCGGGATGACGGCGGCTCATACACGGTGTCGTACGCGCCGGCCGCCGCACTCGTGCGCGGCGCCCTCACTCGTCCCTCGGTCCCCGGGGTGTCCTCGTGGCGCGCCGCCCCGTCGGCCGTATCCGCTCCGAGCCGGTGCCCGCCCGTCGCCGTACGCCCGGCCGCTGGAATGTCGCGATCCGGTGCCCCAGGACCCCGCCGCACAGTCAACTGTGCCGTCATGCCGCCTTCGGGCGCCTCGCGCCGCTCCGCCGTGCCCATCAACGTGTCACTCCCCACCGCCTGCAGACCCTCGCCCCGGTGTCCGAAGAACCGGCTTCACAGTGGCTGCCCGGCTTGCGCTGTTTTACGCTGCCCCGGATGCGAGATGCGGCTCCTGTGGCCGATTCCGCCCCCAACTCCCACAAGAAAGACGAACGAAGCGTCTTCAAGATTCCCGCTGAGCGAAGAATTCCGGCCAACTGCCCAGACAGGGCGTTCGCATTCGATCCGGGGGCCGCCGTGGGCTCACAGGGGACAATCTCCCCCAATGAGCGGACAACTCGCCATGTCTCGTCCCGGGTGCGGAAGTTCAGGTTCCGGACGGGTCTTCGAGTTACCTGTGCGGCAGTAGTAGGCTCGCGCCGTTTGTTGACGTAAATGTGTGCCCCCTGACTGGGGGTCGAGCTGGGGGAGGCCATGCGCTTTCGCGGGAAGTCGATCCGCCGGAAGATCGTGGCGCTGCTTCTCGTGCCGCTGGTGTCCCTCGCCGCGATCTGGGGCTTCGCCACGGTACTGACAGGCCGGGAAGTGGCCCAGCTGTTCCAGATGTCCTCCGTCGTCGAGAAGATCGGCTACCCCGCCGAGGACGCCGTCCGCGGCCTGCAGCAGGAACGCCGCCAGACCCTCGTCTACCTGGCCGATCCCCGGGCCTCGGACGCGCTGTCCGCACTCCGCACCACGCGCGGCCTCACCGACGCGGCGGTGACCAAGTTCCGCGACAACACGAAGAACTCCGACGTCCGCGACGGACTCGACGAGGACGACGCCGAACGCCTCACCACCGTCCTCGACGCCTTCGACGGCATCGACTCGCTGCGCCGCGGCGTCGAGGAGGGCACGCTCCCCCGACAGCAGGCCCTCACCCTCTACAACCGGCTCGTGGACCCCGTCTACGCCCTGCTGGCGTCGCTCGACGGCGTCGACAGCGTCGAGATGGACAAGCAGGCCCGCGCCCTCGTCAACGTGACCCGCGCCCGCGAACTGCTCTCCCGCGAGGACGCGCTGCTCGGCTCCTCCCTGGTGGTCGGGAAACTCTCCGGCGACGAGATCCGCGACCTCTCCGACCTCGTCGCCCAGCGCACCCTGCTGTACGACATCAGCCTGCCGGTCCTGCCCCCGTCCGAGCGTGAGCGCTACCAGCACTTCTGGAAGAACGCCTCCACCGCCCCCCTGCGGTCGGCCGAGGAGGACGTCATCGCCTCGGAGCCCGGCAGCGCCGCCGGCACCGTGAGCGCCAAGAACTGGGACGCCGCCGCCGGAAACGTGCTCGACGAGCTCGCCACCCTCGACGACGAGGCGGGTGACCGCTACCAGGACCGGGTCCAGCCGACGGCGATGGGCGTCATCGTCAAGGCGTCCGTCGTCGGCGTTCTCGGGCTGCTCGCGGTGATCTTCTCGCTCGTCCTGTCCGTACGCATCGGCCGCGGCCTCATCCGTGACCTGCGGAAGCTGCGCCTGGAGGCGCACGAGGCGTCCGGCGTGCGCCTGCCCAGCGTGATGCGCCGCCTGTCCGCGGGCGAACAGGTCGACGTGGAGACCGAGGTGCCGCGCCTGGAGTACGACAGGAACGAGATGGGCGAGGTCGGCCAGGCCCTCAACACACTGCAGCGGGCCGCCGTCGAAGCCGCCGTCAAGCAGGCCGAACTCCGCGCCGGCGTCTCCGAGGTCTTCGTGAACCTCGCTCGCCGCAGCCAGGTCCTGCTGCACAAGCAGCTCACCCTGCTCGACACCATGGAGCGCAGGACCGAGGACACCGACGAACTCGCCGACCTGTTCCGCCTCGACCACCTCACCACCCGTATGCGCCGGCACGCCGAGGGCCTGGTGATCCTCTCCGGGGCCGCCCCCTCCCGGCAGTGGCGCAAGCCCGTCCAGCTCATGGACGTCGTACGGGCCGCCGTGGCCGAGGTGGAGGACTACGAACGCATCGAGGTCCGCAGGCTGCCCCGGGTCGCCGTCACCGGCCCGGCCGTCGCCGACCTCACCCACCTGGTGGCCGAACTCCTGGAGAACGCCACCGTGTTCTCCCCGCCGCACACCGCCGTCCAGGTGATCGGCGAACGGGTCGCCAACGGTTTCACCCTGGAGATCCACGACCGCGGCCTCGGCATGGCGGCCGACGCCCTGCTGGACGCCAACCTCCGGCTCGCCGAGACACCCGAGTTCGAGCTGTCCGACACCGACCGGCTCGGCCTGTTCGTCGTCAGCCGGCTCGCCCAGCGACAGAACGTCCGGGTCTCGCTGCAGCCGTCCCCGTACGGCGGTACGACGGCCGTCGTCTTCATCCCCGACGCGCTCCTGACGGACGACGTCCCGGACACCAACGGCATCGGCTTCCGCCTCGACCGGCCCCAGCCCTCGAAGGAAGCCGAACTGGAGACGGCGCACCGGACCTCGCTCACCAAGGTGCCCGCACAGCTGCCCGGCCTGCCCGCCTCGCTCCTGGGCGGTCCGGTGGAGCTGGAGGCACCCGTCGACCTGGACGCCATCGAGGAGTTCCCGGGCGCGCTCGACGACGAGGACAGCGAACGCGGTGGGCTCTTCCGCCCGCGCCGCACGCTCCTCGGCGCCGACGACGAGACGCCGGGCCGGCTCGGCGAGCCGCTGCACGAGGTCCCCGACGCCCATGGCGGACCGGACCCGGCCGGTTCGGACGACCGCCTGGGCGCCGCCGTGTCGCTGCCGCGCCGTCGGACACCCAAGCTGGTCAGCTCCCACGGACGCCCGGTCAGCGAGCCGCGGTCGCGC
It includes:
- a CDS encoding NAD(P)/FAD-dependent oxidoreductase; amino-acid sequence: MRTVTVVGASLSGLYAARELRAQGFDGRLVIVGDEAHRPYDRPPLSKDFLTGRADEDHLALADADEIAELDAEWRLGVRARGLDSRGRTVLLDNGRTVSTDGVVIATGASARRLPGAGLSGVHTLRTLDDARTLRDELGRGPRQVVVIGGGFIGAETASSCAALGHTVTVVEAAALPLAPQLGAEMATVCAALHRRGGAELVTGTGVAGLRGTDAVTGVGLADGRLLPADIVIVGIGATPNTAWLAGSTLALQDGVLCDDGCMTALPQVVAVGDVARVGGHRAEHWTSATEQPRVAVTNLLAGRPLETARSLPYFWSDQYGARIQFAGRRRPGDTVRIAEGELSEGAPAEDGFLAVYERDGRTTAVLAVNRPRPFMRTRRELARQESRVQPAAL
- a CDS encoding nitrate- and nitrite sensing domain-containing protein, producing MRFRGKSIRRKIVALLLVPLVSLAAIWGFATVLTGREVAQLFQMSSVVEKIGYPAEDAVRGLQQERRQTLVYLADPRASDALSALRTTRGLTDAAVTKFRDNTKNSDVRDGLDEDDAERLTTVLDAFDGIDSLRRGVEEGTLPRQQALTLYNRLVDPVYALLASLDGVDSVEMDKQARALVNVTRARELLSREDALLGSSLVVGKLSGDEIRDLSDLVAQRTLLYDISLPVLPPSERERYQHFWKNASTAPLRSAEEDVIASEPGSAAGTVSAKNWDAAAGNVLDELATLDDEAGDRYQDRVQPTAMGVIVKASVVGVLGLLAVIFSLVLSVRIGRGLIRDLRKLRLEAHEASGVRLPSVMRRLSAGEQVDVETEVPRLEYDRNEMGEVGQALNTLQRAAVEAAVKQAELRAGVSEVFVNLARRSQVLLHKQLTLLDTMERRTEDTDELADLFRLDHLTTRMRRHAEGLVILSGAAPSRQWRKPVQLMDVVRAAVAEVEDYERIEVRRLPRVAVTGPAVADLTHLVAELLENATVFSPPHTAVQVIGERVANGFTLEIHDRGLGMAADALLDANLRLAETPEFELSDTDRLGLFVVSRLAQRQNVRVSLQPSPYGGTTAVVFIPDALLTDDVPDTNGIGFRLDRPQPSKEAELETAHRTSLTKVPAQLPGLPASLLGGPVELEAPVDLDAIEEFPGALDDEDSERGGLFRPRRTLLGADDETPGRLGEPLHEVPDAHGGPDPAGSDDRLGAAVSLPRRRTPKLVSSHGRPVSEPRSRREEPEEPSTDPTWPRPPGPLPSRRRGAAPLRRGTGLADRTDEFTGAPAAADRDLDESPEAPALPRRTRRAEIASSGATDPAPTSARTGGSGLTESPGLDGGLGSTRGPGATGSVQDAGSGTAALPRRVRQASLAPQLKNSTERRPQAASEPADRDADEVRSRMASLQRGWQRGREENAEGDDAHSGAAPQRTTKGDGR